A single genomic interval of Nonomuraea rubra harbors:
- a CDS encoding PQQ-binding-like beta-propeller repeat protein, translating to MPRKPLAVLAALAAGLLLPVVPAQAAPASSCAGPRVETFGAASMTGAIVGATVHEGRAYVVTRGQKPPVLAEIDLSTRKVVRSVRLPDGPATGEPEGGWATTVSGGKIYVGTYPVPDLYRFDPATGEVAHLASFGRNGGYIWALATAPDGTIYAGTYPDGRVREYVPATGAVRDFGVLAAGERYVRAVAADAENVYAGLLDKGKLVAINRTTGAVTELAQGTTGIGVVAEHGDRILATSGQTLIDVRKDGTDLRRVPLGTSSFDALTVAADGTVYATSRPDGAVHRYRTGDSAPTRVAGPPSQDDETRRLALTDDGTLVGFSGSGGMWSLDLGTGQWEFTDLIEAGLPAGAERPQSMLLVPGRAVYVGGHFFMDVRDLRTGEQRRFRVPGEPKDLVRRGNQIYAAIYPSGNIISIDLRTDAVRSLGHLGQGQQRPWDIEYDPVRDKLLVASAPLGAELEGALSVVDPDTGEIDVYKGVIPGQSLMSLSLDAGKGIVYLGGDVLGGGGTPPVHASASVAAFDLRTRTVLWQTDPIAGYRTFQDVKIHDGLLYGVYKRNSGAWIALDPATRTIEHQGTLSGYGELTTHRGRVFASTFFGGGNAYELGEQATRLATGLGDEWYTNPQLHFEPGSWKAWALSGRHLARIDLDPRCPPLTVTPRQL from the coding sequence GTGCCGCGGAAACCCCTCGCAGTCCTCGCGGCCCTGGCCGCCGGGCTGCTCCTGCCGGTCGTCCCGGCTCAAGCGGCCCCGGCGTCATCGTGCGCCGGGCCGCGGGTGGAGACGTTCGGGGCGGCGTCGATGACCGGGGCCATCGTGGGCGCCACGGTGCACGAGGGCAGGGCGTACGTGGTCACGCGCGGCCAGAAGCCGCCCGTACTGGCCGAGATCGACCTGAGCACCCGCAAGGTCGTCAGAAGCGTGCGGCTGCCCGACGGCCCCGCCACCGGGGAACCGGAAGGCGGCTGGGCCACCACCGTGTCGGGCGGCAAGATCTACGTCGGCACCTACCCCGTCCCCGACCTCTACCGCTTCGACCCGGCCACCGGCGAGGTGGCGCACCTGGCCTCGTTCGGCAGGAACGGCGGCTACATCTGGGCGCTGGCCACCGCCCCCGACGGCACGATCTACGCGGGCACCTACCCGGACGGCCGGGTCAGGGAGTACGTCCCGGCCACCGGCGCCGTGCGCGACTTCGGCGTGCTGGCCGCGGGCGAGCGGTACGTCAGGGCGGTCGCCGCCGACGCCGAGAACGTCTACGCGGGCCTGCTCGACAAGGGCAAGCTCGTCGCGATCAACCGGACCACCGGCGCCGTCACCGAGCTGGCCCAGGGCACGACCGGCATCGGGGTGGTCGCCGAGCACGGTGACCGGATCCTCGCGACGAGCGGCCAGACCCTCATCGACGTGCGCAAGGACGGCACCGACCTCCGGCGGGTCCCGCTCGGCACGAGCAGCTTCGACGCCCTGACCGTGGCCGCCGACGGCACGGTCTACGCCACCTCGCGCCCCGACGGCGCCGTCCACCGCTACCGCACCGGCGACAGCGCCCCCACCAGGGTCGCCGGCCCTCCGTCGCAGGACGACGAGACCAGGCGGCTGGCGCTGACCGATGACGGCACCCTGGTCGGGTTCTCCGGCAGCGGCGGCATGTGGTCGCTGGACCTGGGCACCGGGCAGTGGGAGTTCACCGACCTGATCGAGGCAGGACTGCCCGCCGGCGCCGAACGCCCCCAGAGCATGCTGCTGGTGCCCGGACGCGCCGTCTACGTGGGCGGCCACTTCTTCATGGACGTGCGCGACCTGCGCACCGGCGAGCAGCGCCGCTTCCGCGTCCCCGGAGAGCCCAAGGACCTCGTGCGCCGCGGCAACCAGATCTACGCCGCCATCTACCCCAGCGGGAACATCATCTCCATCGACCTGCGCACCGACGCCGTCCGCAGCCTCGGCCACCTGGGGCAGGGCCAGCAGCGCCCGTGGGACATCGAGTACGACCCGGTGCGCGACAAGCTGCTGGTCGCCTCCGCCCCGCTGGGCGCCGAGCTGGAGGGCGCCCTGTCGGTCGTGGACCCCGACACCGGCGAGATCGACGTCTACAAGGGCGTCATCCCCGGGCAGAGCCTGATGAGCCTGTCGCTGGACGCCGGCAAGGGCATCGTGTACCTCGGCGGCGACGTGCTCGGCGGCGGCGGCACCCCGCCGGTGCACGCGTCGGCGTCCGTCGCGGCCTTCGACCTGCGCACCCGTACGGTGCTGTGGCAGACGGACCCGATCGCCGGATACCGCACCTTCCAGGACGTCAAGATCCACGACGGGCTGCTCTACGGCGTGTACAAGCGCAACTCCGGCGCCTGGATCGCCCTGGACCCGGCCACCCGGACGATCGAGCACCAGGGCACCCTGTCCGGGTACGGCGAGCTGACCACGCACCGCGGCAGGGTGTTCGCCAGCACGTTCTTCGGCGGGGGCAACGCCTACGAGCTGGGCGAGCAGGCCACGCGGCTCGCCACCGGCCTGGGCGACGAGTGGTACACCAACCCGCAGCTCCACTTCGAGCCCGGCTCCTGGAAGGCGTGGGCCCTGAGCGGCCGGCACCTGGCCAGGATCGACCTCGATCCGCGCTGCCCGCCGCTGACCGTCACCCCGCGGCAGCTCTGA
- a CDS encoding carbohydrate ABC transporter permease — protein sequence MRHRLRDPITGLLFVLPMLVLFLIFKIFPTLGAAGMSLTNWNIGGEWSFIGADNYTRLVNDPNFWSSLQATLVYTVIYVPLVMAVSLATALLLNSIVFLRGLFRGILFLPYVTSFVFAGLIWRWIYEFDGLINGVLAKLDLGPVGFMERAELVLPALAVVSCWKGFGYSMLILLAGLKAIPGSYLEAAKVDGAGPWQRFRGITLPLLKPAIFFVLVIETISSFQVFDTIYVMTGGGPAKASYTLIYGIFERGFRFWEFGYAATWGMVLFAIVLVVSLIQRRFIGKENT from the coding sequence GTGCGTCATCGCCTGCGTGACCCGATCACGGGACTGCTGTTCGTGCTCCCGATGCTCGTGCTGTTCCTGATCTTCAAGATCTTCCCCACGCTCGGGGCGGCGGGCATGAGCCTGACGAACTGGAACATCGGCGGCGAGTGGAGCTTCATCGGCGCCGACAACTACACCCGGCTCGTGAACGACCCGAACTTCTGGTCCAGCCTGCAGGCCACGCTGGTCTACACCGTCATCTACGTGCCGCTCGTCATGGCCGTCTCGCTCGCCACCGCCCTGCTGCTCAACTCGATCGTCTTCCTGCGCGGGCTGTTCCGCGGCATCCTCTTCCTGCCGTACGTGACCAGCTTCGTCTTCGCCGGCCTCATCTGGCGCTGGATCTACGAGTTCGACGGCCTGATCAACGGGGTGCTGGCCAAGCTGGACCTGGGGCCCGTCGGCTTCATGGAGCGGGCGGAGCTGGTGCTGCCCGCCCTGGCCGTCGTCTCCTGCTGGAAGGGCTTCGGCTACTCCATGCTGATCCTGCTGGCGGGGCTGAAGGCCATCCCCGGCTCCTACCTGGAGGCGGCCAAGGTCGACGGGGCCGGCCCGTGGCAGCGCTTCCGCGGCATCACCCTGCCCCTGCTGAAGCCGGCGATCTTCTTCGTGCTGGTGATCGAGACCATCTCCTCGTTCCAGGTCTTCGACACGATCTACGTGATGACCGGCGGCGGGCCCGCCAAGGCCAGCTACACCCTCATCTACGGCATCTTCGAACGCGGCTTCAGGTTCTGGGAGTTCGGCTACGCGGCCACCTGGGGGATGGTGCTGTTCGCCATCGTGCTGGTCGTCTCGCTGATCCAGCGCCGGTTCATCGGCAAGGAGAACACATGA
- a CDS encoding amidohydrolase family protein yields MTAFDASKLIGDLEVSLDVDVLVGAYPDRDGPPGTPRAVLDTLAAHRVRAGAVASLRAALFDVRGGNDEVLGLDPPVVPVGTVDLRDPIGAVREIDRLAGLGVRAVRLFPDEQGVEAGFPSVRHVARTCAGLGLAVLTGGDVRRFWQPFAGLDATVVFLDTHFYHLGDFLVVAADEPGFHTSTRLLNSPDALETVPADRLLYGSRTPHYEPVVPLLRLATSGLKPEEIAAVAGGNARRLLG; encoded by the coding sequence GTGACGGCGTTCGACGCGAGCAAGCTGATCGGCGACCTTGAGGTGAGCCTCGACGTGGATGTCCTGGTCGGCGCCTATCCCGACCGCGACGGCCCGCCGGGCACGCCCCGGGCGGTGCTGGACACGCTGGCCGCGCACCGTGTCCGGGCGGGCGCGGTCGCGTCCCTGCGCGCCGCGCTGTTCGACGTGCGCGGCGGGAACGACGAGGTCCTGGGGCTGGACCCGCCGGTGGTCCCGGTAGGGACGGTGGACCTGCGCGACCCCATCGGTGCCGTACGGGAGATCGACCGGCTGGCGGGGCTGGGCGTCAGGGCCGTCAGGCTCTTCCCCGACGAGCAGGGCGTGGAGGCGGGCTTCCCCTCGGTCCGCCACGTGGCCAGGACGTGCGCGGGGCTCGGGCTCGCCGTGCTGACCGGGGGTGACGTGCGGCGCTTCTGGCAGCCGTTCGCCGGTCTGGACGCCACGGTGGTCTTTCTCGACACGCACTTCTACCACCTGGGCGACTTCCTGGTCGTGGCCGCCGACGAGCCGGGCTTCCACACCTCGACCCGCCTGCTGAACTCGCCCGACGCGCTGGAGACCGTACCGGCCGACCGGCTGCTGTACGGCTCCCGCACCCCCCACTACGAGCCGGTCGTCCCCCTGCTGCGCCTGGCGACCAGCGGCCTGAAGCCGGAGGAGATCGCCGCCGTGGCCGGCGGCAACGCGAGGAGGCTGCTCGGATGA
- a CDS encoding carbohydrate ABC transporter permease yields the protein MTMTATRPAAVRDRQATRPRRHGRRWPLYTLLAVMSLLTLGPFAAMIVVALSPRGEPTVPAQWPGSLTLDNVVQVLRASGFAEWTLNSLIYSGVSVVIILLTASMAGYAFAKKRFPGRDTMLWTFLATMMVPFQATLIPLYVLVSDFDGADTFWGLIVPTLANSQAVFLMRQFILGLPDELFDAAKVDGASELRVYWTIVVPLTKPILATLGVFVFLWHWNDFLWPLVISQSDATRTLTVGLTVLKTEEMQWSLLMSSAAVSAVPCLVVFFLLQRYLVNSIAMTGLK from the coding sequence ATGACGATGACGGCCACGCGCCCCGCCGCCGTCCGTGACCGGCAGGCCACCAGGCCGCGCCGCCACGGCCGGCGGTGGCCGCTCTACACGCTGCTCGCGGTCATGTCGCTGCTGACGCTCGGCCCGTTCGCCGCGATGATCGTCGTGGCGCTGTCGCCGCGCGGCGAGCCCACCGTGCCGGCGCAGTGGCCCGGCTCGCTCACCCTCGACAACGTCGTGCAGGTCCTGAGGGCGTCGGGGTTCGCCGAGTGGACGCTGAACTCGCTGATCTACTCGGGTGTCTCCGTGGTGATCATCCTGCTCACCGCGTCGATGGCCGGCTACGCGTTCGCCAAGAAGCGCTTCCCCGGGCGCGACACCATGTTGTGGACGTTCCTGGCCACCATGATGGTGCCGTTCCAGGCCACGCTCATCCCGCTGTACGTGCTCGTCTCCGACTTCGACGGCGCCGACACCTTCTGGGGCCTGATCGTGCCGACGCTGGCCAACTCCCAGGCGGTCTTCCTGATGCGCCAGTTCATCCTGGGGCTGCCGGACGAGCTGTTCGACGCCGCCAAGGTCGACGGGGCCTCCGAGCTGCGCGTCTACTGGACGATCGTGGTGCCGCTGACCAAGCCGATCCTGGCCACCCTCGGCGTGTTCGTCTTCCTGTGGCACTGGAACGACTTCCTGTGGCCGCTGGTGATCTCGCAGAGCGACGCCACGCGGACGCTGACGGTCGGGCTCACCGTGCTGAAGACGGAGGAGATGCAGTGGTCGCTGCTGATGTCCTCCGCGGCCGTCTCGGCGGTGCCCTGCCTGGTCGTCTTCTTCCTGCTGCAGCGCTACCTGGTCAACAGCATCGCGATGACGGGCCTGAAGTGA
- a CDS encoding amidohydrolase family protein, translating to MSYPVVDAHRLIGPVPFDDLPEDPRPDMGRLGIDRAYVTHTLSLYSDVRAGNEALLALGDPRLVPVPVLLPEPFEPVPHWDVPVVRLCPARHRFELTGPTALRWLAELGVTAAIDLDETSPGQLLTLARELPEQRVLLLNPGYRRLRAVAELMAAIPNLWLEIGTVNTQRGVEWLAGHFGAGRLVFGTGAPVMDDCGPRFLLDHLDLPEDDIALIASGGDLL from the coding sequence ATGTCGTACCCCGTCGTGGACGCCCACCGGCTCATCGGCCCCGTACCCTTCGACGACCTGCCGGAGGACCCGCGGCCGGACATGGGCCGGCTGGGCATCGACCGCGCCTACGTGACCCACACCCTCAGCCTCTACTCCGACGTCCGCGCCGGGAACGAGGCGCTGCTCGCGCTCGGCGACCCCCGGCTCGTCCCGGTGCCCGTGCTGCTGCCCGAGCCGTTCGAGCCCGTGCCGCACTGGGACGTGCCCGTGGTCCGGCTCTGCCCGGCCAGGCACCGCTTCGAGCTGACCGGGCCGACCGCCCTGCGCTGGCTGGCGGAGCTCGGCGTCACGGCGGCCATCGATCTCGACGAGACCTCGCCGGGACAGCTCCTCACCCTCGCCCGGGAGCTGCCCGAGCAGCGCGTCCTGCTGCTCAACCCCGGCTACCGGCGGCTGCGCGCCGTCGCCGAGCTCATGGCCGCCATCCCGAACCTGTGGCTGGAGATCGGCACCGTGAACACCCAGCGCGGTGTCGAATGGCTGGCCGGGCACTTCGGGGCCGGGCGGCTGGTGTTCGGCACCGGCGCCCCCGTCATGGACGACTGCGGCCCCCGCTTCCTCCTCGACCACCTCGACCTGCCGGAGGACGACATCGCCCTGATCGCCTCGGGGGGTGACCTGCTGTGA
- a CDS encoding ABC transporter substrate-binding protein codes for MRNKAAAGIAVALSVVIGGCGSGGSGSDKSAVTLWMYPVISDQAKNKAFWDKIEKDFEAKNPAIDVTIDQQPWDGRQEKITTALASRKGFDLVVLGPDQIPQYAEQGTLEAVDDVIAAEKSGYLPNALTALTVNGKLYGVPIYQTITAPIYNKKLFADAGVTKVPETLAELKEAAPKLAAKKVAVLDYPGKPEVSLNQSFYPILWANGGSVFSPDGKSVTVNSQEGIASLQFLLDLKAVGGLPENAASKGNDIEGGPLAGGRTAMYHAATALNADQLGAAIGAENVGIGLPLEGAKRVAFGIPGGLVLAKHSENKDAARKLAAYIASPEVAGSLAKESGFFSARTDVTIPGQSATSKEFAKSLQYAFPGDTHPKARQVMAMVAAHVQAALIGKEDAKTALDAAAKEGNDLLASGG; via the coding sequence ATGAGAAACAAAGCGGCAGCAGGCATCGCGGTCGCCCTCAGCGTCGTGATCGGCGGGTGCGGTTCCGGTGGCTCGGGCTCGGACAAGAGCGCGGTGACTCTCTGGATGTACCCCGTGATCTCGGACCAGGCCAAGAACAAGGCCTTCTGGGACAAAATCGAGAAGGACTTCGAGGCCAAGAACCCGGCGATCGACGTCACGATCGACCAGCAGCCCTGGGACGGCCGCCAGGAGAAGATCACCACGGCGCTGGCCTCCAGGAAGGGCTTCGACCTGGTCGTGCTCGGCCCCGACCAGATCCCGCAGTACGCCGAGCAGGGCACGCTGGAGGCCGTGGACGACGTGATCGCGGCCGAGAAGAGCGGCTACCTGCCCAACGCCCTCACCGCGCTGACCGTGAACGGCAAGCTCTACGGCGTGCCCATCTACCAGACGATCACCGCCCCTATCTACAACAAGAAGCTCTTCGCCGACGCGGGCGTGACCAAGGTGCCGGAGACGCTGGCCGAGCTGAAGGAGGCCGCACCCAAGCTGGCCGCCAAGAAGGTCGCGGTGCTCGACTATCCCGGCAAGCCGGAGGTCTCGCTCAACCAGAGCTTCTACCCGATCCTGTGGGCCAACGGCGGCTCGGTGTTCTCCCCCGACGGCAAGAGCGTGACCGTCAACAGCCAGGAGGGCATCGCCAGCCTCCAGTTCCTGCTCGACCTCAAGGCCGTCGGCGGCCTGCCGGAGAACGCCGCCAGCAAGGGCAACGACATCGAGGGCGGCCCGCTGGCCGGCGGCAGGACCGCGATGTACCACGCGGCCACGGCCCTGAACGCCGACCAGCTCGGCGCCGCCATCGGCGCGGAGAACGTCGGCATCGGCCTGCCGCTGGAAGGCGCCAAGCGGGTCGCGTTCGGCATCCCCGGCGGCCTGGTCCTGGCCAAGCACTCCGAGAACAAGGACGCGGCCAGGAAGCTGGCCGCCTACATCGCCTCGCCCGAGGTCGCCGGCTCGCTGGCCAAGGAGTCCGGCTTCTTCTCCGCGCGTACCGACGTGACGATCCCCGGCCAGTCGGCCACGTCCAAGGAGTTCGCCAAGTCGCTGCAGTACGCCTTCCCCGGCGACACCCACCCCAAGGCCCGCCAGGTGATGGCGATGGTCGCGGCCCACGTCCAGGCGGCGCTGATCGGCAAGGAGGACGCCAAGACGGCACTCGACGCCGCCGCCAAGGAGGGCAACGACCTGCTGGCCAGCGGTGGCTGA
- a CDS encoding dihydrodipicolinate synthase family protein translates to MLGTASGAQAPQAQESVRDLFRRGLVIPAHPLALTEDRRLDERRQRALTRYYVEAGAGGLAVGVHTTQFAIHGTGLLAPVLELAAGTAKEFEREVVLVAGVTGPTGQAVAEAELARSLGYHMVLLSPYRELDEDGLIARARAVGEVLPVIGFYLQPAVGGRPLSRDFWTRLAGIESVVGVKVAPFDRYRTLDVLHGVVRAGRAGEVALYTGNDDHILADLITSHRVVVDGRQVEVEFVGGLLGQWAVWVRRAVELLEEATLARSGDDAAVRRLLGLDGHLTDANAAIFDSANGFHGCIPGIHEVLRRQGLLAGRWCLDPGEDLSPGQLAEIDRVWAAYPWLRDDDFVAQGLDRWLA, encoded by the coding sequence GTGCTCGGCACGGCTTCAGGGGCGCAGGCTCCACAGGCACAGGAGTCCGTACGCGACCTGTTCAGGCGCGGTCTGGTGATCCCGGCGCATCCGCTGGCCCTGACCGAGGACAGGAGGCTGGACGAGCGCCGCCAGCGCGCGCTGACGCGCTACTACGTCGAGGCGGGCGCGGGCGGGCTGGCGGTGGGCGTGCACACCACGCAGTTCGCCATCCACGGCACCGGCCTGCTCGCGCCCGTGCTCGAACTGGCCGCGGGAACGGCGAAGGAGTTCGAGCGCGAGGTGGTGCTGGTCGCCGGCGTGACCGGGCCCACCGGCCAGGCGGTGGCCGAGGCGGAGCTGGCCCGGTCGCTCGGTTACCACATGGTGCTGCTGAGCCCGTACCGGGAGCTCGACGAGGACGGGCTGATCGCGCGGGCCAGGGCCGTGGGCGAGGTGCTGCCCGTGATCGGCTTCTATCTGCAGCCCGCGGTCGGCGGGCGGCCCCTGTCGCGCGACTTCTGGACGCGGCTGGCGGGCATCGAGTCGGTGGTGGGCGTCAAGGTCGCGCCCTTCGACCGGTACCGCACCCTCGACGTGCTGCACGGCGTCGTACGGGCGGGGCGGGCCGGGGAGGTGGCGCTCTACACGGGCAACGACGATCACATCCTCGCCGATCTCATCACCTCCCACCGGGTGGTCGTGGACGGGCGGCAGGTGGAGGTCGAGTTCGTGGGTGGCCTGCTCGGGCAGTGGGCCGTCTGGGTGCGGCGGGCGGTGGAACTGCTGGAGGAGGCCACGCTGGCGCGGTCGGGCGACGACGCCGCGGTGCGCCGGCTGCTCGGGCTGGACGGTCACCTCACCGACGCCAACGCGGCCATCTTCGACTCGGCGAACGGCTTCCACGGGTGCATCCCGGGCATCCACGAGGTGCTGCGCCGCCAGGGGCTGCTGGCCGGCCGATGGTGCCTGGACCCCGGGGAGGACCTGTCGCCGGGGCAGCTCGCCGAGATCGACCGCGTCTGGGCCGCCTACCCGTGGCTGCGCGACGACGACTTCGTCGCGCAGGGCCTGGACCGATGGCTGGCCTGA
- a CDS encoding amidohydrolase family protein codes for MIIDVHAHWGPWFFTMDVAGANVATMDRYGIDLSIVSATEAVIYDAPAGNRALAAWLEGQDRHLGYVTVNPRRQADAERDLRTYLPTGRFAGVKIHTDYTRSPVSSPQTREALAMVAQAGVPALVHTWGATVLDLAQVCLDTPGLRVIAGHMGADGHAHAIEAAGACDRLYLEPCYSHAPAGRFAQVAAAVDRTRLLFGTDSTLIDPASAFGAVAAAGLDAETAELVAWRNAARLFDLDITA; via the coding sequence ATGATCATCGACGTGCACGCGCACTGGGGCCCGTGGTTCTTCACCATGGACGTGGCCGGCGCGAACGTGGCCACCATGGACCGATACGGCATCGACCTGTCGATCGTCTCGGCCACCGAGGCGGTGATCTACGACGCCCCTGCCGGCAACCGGGCCCTGGCCGCCTGGCTGGAGGGCCAGGACCGCCACCTGGGCTACGTCACCGTCAACCCCCGCAGGCAGGCGGACGCCGAGCGGGACCTGCGCACGTACCTGCCCACCGGCAGGTTCGCCGGCGTCAAGATCCACACCGACTACACCCGCTCGCCCGTCTCCTCGCCCCAGACGCGCGAGGCGCTGGCCATGGTCGCGCAGGCCGGGGTGCCCGCGCTCGTGCACACGTGGGGCGCCACGGTGCTGGACCTGGCCCAGGTCTGCCTGGACACGCCCGGCCTGCGTGTGATCGCCGGGCACATGGGCGCCGACGGCCACGCCCACGCCATCGAGGCGGCCGGCGCCTGCGACCGCCTCTACCTCGAACCGTGCTACTCCCACGCCCCCGCCGGCCGCTTCGCGCAGGTGGCGGCGGCGGTGGACCGCACGCGGCTGCTCTTCGGCACCGACTCGACCCTCATCGACCCGGCCTCGGCGTTCGGCGCGGTGGCGGCGGCGGGCCTGGACGCGGAGACGGCCGAGCTGGTCGCGTGGCGGAACGCCGCACGGCTTTTCGATCTGGACATTACGGCCTAG
- a CDS encoding DegT/DnrJ/EryC1/StrS family aminotransferase, with translation MAEPAGRTLGDEEVAALDRVIRSGMLNSVWGTEARALEREVAELYGSRHAIACASGTAALHLSVVAAAPDPGDEIITTPITDFGTVAPILAQNAVPVFADVDPSDGNLDPDAVAALIGPRTRAIMAVHLFGAPARVEELRRLADRHGLTLIEDCAQAWLAELPGGRYAGTASHVGTLSLQQWKHITCGDGGLTLTDDDELARRMRLFADKGWDRAAGRSHESLGLNYRMTELQAAVARAQLAKLPGVVESRRRTARQLIEALRGLDGVHESGRDEGGGGIGLPRPGGHAWWLFPLVLPRGDASELAAHLAAAGIPARAGYLKEPLNRAPLWDGPIYGSSRYPLEGYRPAPCPEAERLVAATLLIVDWNEHYTSEHVKAVAEAIAGYPGRS, from the coding sequence ATGGCCGAACCCGCGGGCCGCACCCTCGGTGACGAGGAGGTGGCCGCGCTGGACCGCGTCATCCGCTCCGGCATGCTCAACTCCGTGTGGGGGACCGAGGCGCGGGCGCTGGAACGCGAGGTCGCGGAGCTGTACGGCTCCCGCCACGCGATCGCCTGCGCGTCCGGCACCGCGGCCCTCCACCTGTCGGTCGTGGCGGCGGCGCCGGACCCCGGTGACGAGATCATCACGACGCCGATCACGGACTTCGGGACCGTGGCCCCCATCTTGGCGCAGAACGCGGTTCCTGTCTTCGCCGACGTGGACCCGTCCGACGGCAACCTCGACCCGGACGCCGTCGCCGCGCTCATCGGGCCGCGCACCCGCGCCATCATGGCGGTGCACCTGTTCGGCGCGCCCGCCAGGGTGGAGGAGCTGCGCCGGCTGGCGGACCGGCACGGTCTCACGCTCATCGAGGACTGCGCGCAGGCGTGGCTGGCCGAGCTGCCCGGCGGCCGGTACGCGGGCACGGCCAGCCACGTCGGCACCCTGAGCCTGCAGCAGTGGAAGCACATCACGTGCGGGGACGGCGGGCTGACCCTCACCGACGACGACGAGCTGGCCAGGCGCATGCGGCTGTTCGCGGACAAGGGCTGGGACCGGGCGGCCGGGCGTTCGCACGAGAGCCTGGGGCTGAACTACCGGATGACCGAGCTGCAGGCCGCGGTGGCCCGCGCCCAGCTCGCGAAGCTGCCCGGCGTGGTGGAGTCCAGGCGCCGCACGGCCCGGCAGCTCATCGAGGCCCTGCGCGGGCTCGACGGGGTCCATGAGAGCGGGCGTGACGAGGGCGGCGGCGGGATCGGGCTCCCGCGCCCCGGCGGGCACGCCTGGTGGCTGTTCCCCCTCGTCCTGCCCCGCGGCGACGCCTCCGAGCTGGCCGCGCACCTGGCCGCGGCCGGAATTCCGGCACGGGCCGGTTACCTCAAGGAGCCGCTCAACCGGGCCCCGCTGTGGGACGGGCCGATCTACGGCTCCTCCCGCTACCCCCTGGAGGGCTACCGCCCGGCCCCCTGCCCCGAGGCCGAACGCCTGGTCGCCGCCACCCTGCTCATCGTCGACTGGAACGAGCACTACACGTCCGAGCACGTCAAAGCCGTGGCGGAGGCGATCGCCGGATACCCCGGCCGGTCGTAG
- a CDS encoding dihydrodipicolinate synthase family protein has product MGTPIDARAAGLRDRLRGSLAAAALTPMTWAGEVDLDVAESYFRRLVASGAGVLAVLAHTGRGPYLPAEVRAGVIARARRAGVPVVVGIGGTRDGGQAGAVADARMAAELGADGVLVFPEAGDRVALHEAVWAAAGLPMIAFDLYTNPCPPATLRRILSLPGVAGLKTALLSDAMACQETIALTLEAGRLAITGEDRMFAASLLWGAQAALVGIAAASVETTAAVLRAYEGEDLRGFEKAASRLDRLAAATFTAPMEGYVQRMAWLAAAEGLIPGDRAHDPYGPALPDGERARVLAW; this is encoded by the coding sequence ATGGGCACGCCGATCGACGCGCGGGCCGCGGGGTTGCGCGACCGCCTGCGCGGGAGCCTGGCCGCCGCCGCGCTGACGCCGATGACCTGGGCGGGCGAGGTGGATCTCGACGTCGCGGAGTCGTACTTCCGCCGGCTGGTCGCCTCGGGCGCCGGCGTCCTGGCCGTGCTCGCGCACACCGGGCGCGGGCCCTACCTGCCCGCGGAGGTGCGGGCCGGCGTGATCGCCCGTGCCCGCCGCGCGGGCGTCCCCGTCGTCGTCGGCATCGGCGGCACGCGCGACGGCGGCCAGGCGGGCGCGGTCGCCGACGCGCGGATGGCCGCCGAGCTGGGGGCCGACGGGGTGCTGGTGTTCCCCGAGGCGGGGGACCGGGTGGCGCTGCACGAGGCGGTGTGGGCGGCCGCGGGGCTGCCGATGATCGCCTTCGACCTCTACACGAACCCGTGCCCGCCCGCCACGCTGCGCCGGATCCTGAGCCTGCCCGGGGTCGCCGGCCTCAAGACGGCGCTGCTGTCTGACGCGATGGCGTGCCAGGAGACGATCGCCCTGACCCTCGAGGCCGGCAGGCTGGCGATCACGGGGGAGGACCGCATGTTCGCCGCCTCGCTGCTGTGGGGCGCGCAGGCGGCGCTGGTGGGCATCGCGGCCGCGTCGGTGGAGACGACGGCGGCGGTGCTGCGCGCGTACGAGGGCGAGGACCTGCGCGGTTTCGAGAAGGCCGCCTCGCGGCTGGACCGGCTGGCGGCGGCCACGTTCACCGCTCCGATGGAGGGCTACGTCCAGCGCATGGCCTGGCTCGCCGCCGCGGAGGGGCTCATCCCCGGGGACCGGGCCCACGACCCGTACGGCCCCGCGCTTCCGGACGGCGAGCGCGCCAGGGTGCTGGCCTGGTAG